A region from the Triticum aestivum cultivar Chinese Spring chromosome 3D, IWGSC CS RefSeq v2.1, whole genome shotgun sequence genome encodes:
- the LOC123076611 gene encoding uncharacterized protein, producing the protein METEDLFVPVWVKNYSEERRKNWVPSSSDLKLLSLNRLKQQQACEDNRKVAVKDVSWRKKWVAAWMDVVSRKKWVSYTDIIIMVMLVMAAIPHDEDYHDFADQRTLFLGIPNTLNVISTIPLFFVGLAGLILNHCESYFRLWSQGDLYTLFAGVSAAGFGSCYYHLNPENGTLFWHKLPMVTTFTCFEAIFIIESFHDWARTKSLASTSYWLWAAGLYLLARVEEVADKQIYRWTLQIVSGHTLGHLCVSMVHLFLILMLAERTRTIELERRMVPVDHQLNLSSMVCLLVPKMIYLWVPMIQVSVTICEISILMWEFGARSVNQAKISDDQAMLETPIRAWETLSRIHGLWGMDIYKNKVLQFLQSELSDESFLGLWGPPGVGKTRLLSLIAASYADSFRHIVFLDGVSSVIVMQHHLASFLKLDWETMSALEEHCRAKIITDILVQDSFLLLLDNVYDRPYPDLMKCLGDEDAWRLFKYHAGVEITEADAEIYDYAKQANHGKNSTSRGNARNSVCSGLGIAVTLAAPVLAGYEVAGSVACLSKSCI; encoded by the exons ATGGAAACTGAAGACTTGTTTGTGCCTGTTTGGGTAAAAAACTACAGTGAGGAAAGAAGGAAGAACTGGGTGCCGTCATCGTCTGATCTCAAACTACTTTCGCTCAATCGTCTTAAACAGCAACAAGCTTGTGAGGATAACCGCAAGGTGGCTGTGAAGGATGTAAGTTGGAGGAAGAAGTGGGTGGCGGCGTGGATGGATGTGGTGAGTAGGAAGAAGTGGGTGTCATATACAGACATAATCATCATGGTCATGCTTGTCATGGCCGCCATCCCGCATGACGAGGACTACCACGACTTTGCCGACCAACGCACACTTTTCCTTG GGATCCCTAATACGCTGAATGTGATCTCAACAATCCCCCTCTTTTTTGTCGGTCTCGCCGGGCTCATCCTTAACCACTGCGAAAGCTATTTTAGGCTATG GTCACAGGGGGATCTCTACACACTCTTTGCTGGTGTCAGTGCTGCTGGCTTTGGTTCATGCTATTACCATCTCAACCCAGAAAATGGCACCCTATTTTGGCACAAATTGCCA ATGGTGACCACTTTCACATGTTTTGAGGCCATTTTCATTATTGAAAGTTTTCATGATTGGGCAAGAACAAAGTCCCTTGCATCAACAAGCTACTGGTTATGGGCAGCAG GATTGTACCTCCTTGCTAGAGTAGAAGAGGTTGCGGACAAACAAATTTATAGGTGGACTCTTCAGATTGTTAGTGGGCATACTCTTGGTCATTTATGTGTTTCGATGGTACATCTTTTTTTGATTCTCATGTTAGCAGAAAGGACAAGGACAATTGAACTAGAAAG ACGCATGGTTCCAGTGGATCATCAACTAAATCTTTCTTCCATGGTCTGCTTATTGGTGCCCAAGATGATCTACCTCTGGGTGCCCATGATACAG GTTAGTGTCACCATTTGCGAAATCAGCATTCTGATGTGGGAGTTTGGTGCTCGTTCTGTTAATCAGGCAAAGATCTCTGACGATCAAGCAATGTTAGAAACCCCAATTCGTGCTTGGGAGACTCTGTCACGAATTCATGGCCTTTGGGGGATGGACATTTACAAGAATAAGGTGCTTCAGTTTTTACAGAGTGAGCTGTCGGATGAGTCCTTTCTTGGATTATGGGGCCCGCCGGGTGTTGGCAAGACGCGACTTCTTTCACTCATTGCTGCTAGCTATGCCGATTCATTCCGTCACATCGTATTTCTTGATGGTGTCAGCAGCGTGATAGTTATGCAACATCATCTTGCTTCTTTCTTGAAATTGGATTGGGAGACGATGTCGGCGTTAGAGGAGCATTGCCGAGCTAAGATCATTACTGACATTCTAGTGCAAGACAGTTTTTTGCTTCTATTAGACAACGTTTATGATAGACCCTACCCAGACTTG ATGAAGTgcctcggggacgaagatgcttgGAGACTTTTCAAGTACCATGCGGGAGTTGAAATCACAGAAGCTGATGCTGAAATTTACGATTATGCAAAACAG GCAAACCATGGGAAGAATTCGACATCCCGAGGAAATGCCAGAAATAGCGTATGTTCTGGTCTAG GTATAGCTGTAACTTTAGCTGCACCAGTATTGGCAGGATATGAAGTTGCAGGATCAGTAGCCTGCCTCTCTAAATCTTGCATCTGA